One window of the Candidatus Chryseobacterium colombiense genome contains the following:
- a CDS encoding glycosyl hydrolase 115 family protein — protein MKNRQINNKLFILFLFFAARIFAQQTSGITENIISDDKGFPIVSKEGEVADLFYDPSENIAVIRAAKDLQTDLQKVTGKLPNLATTETSGEFEIIIGTAGTNKQIDQLISSKKINAKDLKGKWESFVITTIESSNSKKQLIIAGSDRRGTIYGIYEVSKQLGVSPWHWWNDVPVQKRSSAYVIPGYFASGEPKVKYRGIFINDEEPAFGTWARTKFGGINSKMYSNMFELLLRLRANYLWPAMWGKAFNEDDPLNPKVADEYGIVMGTSHHEPMMRAQKEWGNHRKEYGNGEWNYHTNKDALLKFWEDGFSRNKNYDNLVTMGMRGDGDEPMSDLGSAEANFKQLEQIMNDQRKVIEKVTGKPVKNTPQLWALYSEVLEYYDQGMKVPDDVIILLCDDNWGNVRRLPELNSKKHPGGYGMYYHVDLHGAPRAYQWLNMTQIPHMWEQLQLTYSYGVDKIWILNVGDLKPNEYPMDFFLNMAWNPTSFTQDNLENYSVKFAEEHFGKTNAKEIAEIINLYCKYNSRVSAEMLNDKTYNLQSGEFLQVRDAYLALETRALRQFINLDETYKDTYKQIVLHPVRAMANLYDMYYAVAMNHKLAAEKDLKANDWADYADECFARDAEYTKDYNLNISGGKWNHMMDQTHIGYKSWDEPKEGNIKPTVYRITKEDAKTGGYIFEEKNGVVAMEAEHFFETKALANTKWTVIPDLGRTLSGIALMPYTEKTIGSAIAYQFNLKNKPSEVKVHFIFDSTLPFKKGGHSVKAYLDKNNSKTIGLNQDLTWANNYTKMYPAAAARIVEKVETFTVPANQNGNFTLTVEPLDPGIVLHKIIIDNGGYEETYLKMDESPYKR, from the coding sequence ATGAAAAACCGTCAGATAAATAATAAGCTATTCATCCTGTTTCTGTTTTTTGCAGCAAGAATTTTTGCCCAGCAAACCTCAGGAATCACGGAAAATATCATTTCAGATGATAAAGGTTTCCCTATTGTTTCAAAAGAGGGAGAAGTTGCCGATTTATTTTATGACCCATCAGAAAATATTGCCGTTATTCGTGCTGCAAAAGATTTACAGACCGACCTTCAGAAAGTAACTGGAAAACTGCCCAATTTGGCAACAACAGAAACTTCCGGAGAATTTGAAATCATCATCGGAACGGCTGGAACCAATAAGCAGATTGACCAACTGATTTCCTCAAAGAAAATCAATGCTAAAGATTTGAAAGGCAAATGGGAAAGTTTCGTTATCACTACAATAGAATCTTCAAATTCAAAAAAACAGCTCATTATCGCAGGAAGTGACAGACGGGGAACAATTTATGGAATTTACGAAGTCTCAAAACAGCTTGGTGTTTCGCCGTGGCATTGGTGGAATGATGTTCCTGTTCAGAAACGTTCTTCAGCGTACGTCATTCCGGGATATTTTGCTTCGGGCGAACCAAAAGTGAAATACCGTGGCATTTTCATCAATGATGAAGAACCCGCTTTCGGAACCTGGGCAAGAACAAAATTCGGAGGAATCAACAGTAAGATGTATTCGAATATGTTTGAACTTCTGTTGCGTCTCAGAGCCAATTATCTTTGGCCTGCGATGTGGGGAAAAGCCTTTAACGAAGACGATCCGCTCAATCCAAAAGTCGCCGATGAATACGGAATTGTAATGGGAACTTCGCACCACGAACCGATGATGCGTGCTCAAAAAGAATGGGGAAATCACCGCAAAGAATACGGGAACGGAGAATGGAATTACCACACCAATAAAGACGCACTCCTGAAATTCTGGGAAGATGGATTCAGTCGTAATAAAAATTATGATAATCTCGTAACAATGGGAATGCGTGGTGACGGCGACGAACCGATGAGCGATTTGGGAAGTGCTGAAGCCAATTTCAAACAGTTGGAGCAGATTATGAATGACCAAAGAAAAGTCATTGAAAAAGTAACAGGAAAACCTGTAAAAAACACCCCTCAGCTTTGGGCTTTGTACAGTGAAGTTTTGGAATATTACGACCAGGGAATGAAAGTTCCGGACGATGTCATTATTTTGCTTTGCGATGATAATTGGGGAAATGTACGACGACTTCCTGAACTGAATTCCAAAAAGCATCCGGGCGGTTACGGAATGTACTATCACGTCGATTTGCACGGTGCGCCTAGAGCCTATCAATGGCTGAATATGACGCAGATTCCGCATATGTGGGAACAGTTGCAGTTAACATACAGTTACGGAGTTGATAAAATCTGGATTTTGAATGTCGGGGATTTAAAACCCAACGAATATCCAATGGATTTCTTCCTGAATATGGCGTGGAATCCCACTTCTTTTACACAGGACAATCTTGAAAATTATTCGGTGAAATTTGCAGAAGAACATTTTGGAAAGACCAATGCGAAAGAAATTGCAGAAATTATTAATCTTTACTGTAAATACAATTCAAGAGTTTCGGCAGAAATGCTGAATGATAAAACCTACAATCTTCAAAGCGGCGAATTTTTGCAGGTAAGAGATGCATATTTAGCTTTGGAAACAAGAGCTTTGAGACAATTTATCAATTTAGACGAGACTTATAAGGACACCTATAAACAGATTGTTTTGCATCCCGTTCGTGCGATGGCGAATCTTTACGATATGTATTATGCCGTTGCAATGAATCATAAACTGGCAGCAGAAAAAGATTTAAAAGCCAATGATTGGGCAGATTATGCCGATGAATGTTTTGCGAGAGATGCAGAATATACTAAAGATTACAACCTGAATATTTCTGGTGGGAAATGGAACCATATGATGGACCAGACGCACATCGGCTACAAATCCTGGGACGAACCGAAAGAGGGAAATATCAAGCCAACCGTTTACAGAATCACGAAAGAAGATGCAAAAACAGGCGGTTATATTTTTGAGGAAAAGAATGGCGTAGTTGCAATGGAAGCCGAGCATTTTTTTGAGACTAAAGCTTTGGCAAATACAAAATGGACGGTCATTCCTGATTTGGGAAGAACGCTTTCTGGGATTGCATTGATGCCTTATACGGAAAAAACTATTGGTTCGGCGATAGCCTATCAATTTAATCTGAAAAATAAACCTTCTGAGGTAAAAGTTCATTTCATTTTTGATTCCACGCTTCCATTTAAAAAAGGTGGACATAGTGTAAAAGCTTATCTCGATAAAAATAACTCAAAAACCATCGGTCTCAATCAGGATTTGACCTGGGCAAATAATTACACCAAAATGTATCCTGCTGCTGCAGCAAGAATCGTGGAAAAAGTTGAAACATTCACTGTTCCGGCAAATCAGAACGGCAATTTTACTTTGACGGTAGAACCTCTTGACCCAGGAATTGTACTGCACAAAATCATCATAGACAACGGCGGTTATGAAGAAACGTATTTGAAAATGGATGAAAGTCCTTATAAAAGATAA
- a CDS encoding family 43 glycosylhydrolase, whose product MKNFKDILLLFLFIFISNLNFAQVETSKTSAKREFRYTNPITRDSAISMRDHFIIKVDDLWYCVGTSNPVWEGKNPGVRMLVSKDMVNWKQHSFLIDAKKLPKDCPYDGRFWAPEIHFIKGKYYLIVNSGKVTKEDPKGMATHSIWLFSADKVTGPYKLLNGPLTPQYNNDATLFEDEDGQVYLYCSGNGLFQAKIDLKTGKLTTPIQKFLDKKQSGWPEWMVGGIEGPFVTKKEGMYFMFFSTWTRGYEVGLLKSKSPLGPWELASQEPIFGTRKKGYRQQMAKDGGYENLQFTDTQDPYQETGHNAFFIGPDGNLWNSCHYFMYEKRPYPYSQTFEPWELGPQMGIEPVYYKDGMFYINPPTWTEQIIKY is encoded by the coding sequence ATGAAAAATTTTAAAGATATTCTGTTATTATTTTTATTCATTTTTATTTCAAATCTGAATTTTGCTCAGGTTGAAACATCAAAAACTTCAGCCAAAAGAGAATTCCGATATACCAATCCGATTACCAGAGATTCTGCCATTTCTATGCGTGACCATTTCATCATTAAGGTCGATGATTTATGGTATTGTGTGGGAACTTCCAATCCTGTTTGGGAAGGCAAAAATCCGGGAGTCAGGATGTTGGTTTCAAAAGATATGGTGAATTGGAAACAGCATTCTTTTTTAATTGATGCTAAAAAACTTCCCAAAGATTGTCCTTATGACGGTCGTTTCTGGGCTCCCGAAATTCATTTCATCAAAGGAAAATATTATTTGATTGTAAACAGCGGAAAAGTAACCAAAGAAGACCCGAAAGGAATGGCGACACATAGCATTTGGCTGTTTTCAGCCGATAAAGTGACAGGTCCATATAAACTGCTGAACGGTCCGCTCACCCCACAATATAACAACGATGCCACTTTGTTTGAGGATGAGGACGGACAGGTCTATCTCTATTGTAGCGGAAATGGATTATTTCAGGCTAAAATTGATTTAAAAACAGGAAAATTAACCACACCTATTCAAAAATTTCTGGATAAAAAACAATCGGGCTGGCCAGAATGGATGGTTGGCGGAATCGAAGGGCCTTTCGTTACCAAGAAAGAAGGAATGTATTTTATGTTTTTTTCCACGTGGACAAGAGGTTATGAAGTTGGTTTGCTGAAATCAAAATCACCTTTGGGGCCTTGGGAACTTGCTTCGCAGGAACCGATTTTCGGAACCCGCAAAAAAGGTTACAGACAACAAATGGCAAAAGATGGAGGCTATGAAAACCTGCAATTTACAGATACACAGGATCCTTATCAGGAAACAGGTCATAATGCGTTCTTTATCGGACCTGATGGAAATCTCTGGAATTCCTGTCATTATTTTATGTATGAAAAACGACCATATCCATACAGTCAGACCTTCGAGCCTTGGGAACTGGGTCCGCAAATGGGAATCGAGCCGGTGTATTACAAAGACGGAATGTTTTACATTAATCCACCGACCTGGACGGAACAAATCATTAAATATTAA
- a CDS encoding glycoside hydrolase family 43 protein, which yields MIKKYILNFVLLFLGISLSAQNPIVQTKFTADPAPMVYKDTVFLYTSHDEDDAFGFKMKNWLLYTSTDMVNWTDHGIVASLKDFKWTDPENGAWAPQVIERNGKFYMYCPMPGQRGIGVLVADSPYGPFKDPIGKPLVKNSSDDIDPTVLIDDDGQAYLYWGNPNLWYVKLNEDMISVNGDVIKDPSIAKVKGSPDLFHYQEGPWVWKKNGNYYLAYASTCCPEGIGYAMGKSATGPWEFKGMIMDSDKRSNGNHPGIIDYKGKSYVFGFNYNIGKQTMSKHYERRSVCVSEMKYKADGTIQKLPFWNPEGVKRIAILNPYNRVEAETIAFSEGLKTEKMTEWERNNPYDTGKKITDRMVVSSINNGDYLKVQGVDFSKGTKSIDVSVASMYGGTIEIRTDTIDGPILGTVKVTGKAEGDIFKTITTPVKNIKGIHDLFFVFRGDRDLFYFDWWKFN from the coding sequence ATGATCAAGAAATATATATTGAATTTTGTGTTGTTGTTCCTGGGAATATCACTGAGCGCACAAAATCCAATCGTCCAAACCAAATTCACCGCCGACCCTGCGCCTATGGTTTACAAAGACACGGTTTTTCTCTACACAAGCCACGATGAGGACGATGCTTTTGGATTCAAAATGAAAAACTGGTTGCTGTACACATCCACCGATATGGTCAACTGGACCGACCACGGCATTGTAGCCTCCCTGAAAGATTTCAAATGGACCGATCCCGAAAACGGAGCGTGGGCGCCACAGGTTATCGAAAGAAACGGCAAATTCTATATGTATTGCCCGATGCCTGGGCAAAGAGGAATCGGAGTTTTGGTGGCAGACAGTCCGTATGGCCCGTTCAAAGATCCGATTGGAAAGCCGTTGGTGAAAAATTCCAGCGATGATATTGACCCAACTGTTTTAATTGACGATGACGGACAAGCCTATCTTTATTGGGGAAACCCAAATCTTTGGTATGTAAAATTGAATGAAGATATGATTTCGGTAAATGGCGACGTCATAAAAGATCCTTCTATTGCGAAAGTGAAAGGTTCGCCAGACCTGTTTCATTATCAGGAAGGACCTTGGGTTTGGAAGAAAAACGGAAATTATTATCTGGCGTATGCGTCCACTTGCTGTCCGGAAGGAATCGGTTATGCAATGGGAAAATCTGCAACCGGACCTTGGGAATTCAAAGGAATGATTATGGACAGCGACAAACGCTCCAACGGAAATCATCCTGGAATTATTGATTATAAAGGAAAATCCTATGTATTTGGATTCAACTATAATATTGGGAAACAGACGATGAGCAAACATTACGAACGCCGCTCTGTCTGCGTAAGCGAAATGAAATACAAAGCCGACGGAACCATCCAGAAGCTACCTTTTTGGAATCCCGAAGGTGTAAAAAGAATTGCAATACTCAATCCGTACAATAGAGTAGAAGCGGAAACCATCGCTTTCAGTGAAGGTCTGAAAACCGAAAAAATGACCGAGTGGGAAAGAAATAATCCTTATGACACAGGGAAGAAAATCACTGACCGAATGGTGGTTTCATCCATCAATAACGGCGATTATCTGAAAGTTCAAGGTGTGGATTTCTCAAAGGGAACGAAATCCATAGACGTTTCTGTTGCTTCAATGTACGGCGGAACGATTGAAATCCGCACAGACACAATTGACGGACCAATTTTAGGAACTGTAAAAGTGACCGGAAAAGCGGAAGGCGATATTTTTAAAACCATTACTACTCCTGTTAAAAACATCAAAGGTATCCACGATTTGTTTTTTGTTTTCAGGGGAGACAGAGACCTTTTCTATTTTGATTGGTGGAAATTTAATTAA